In Podospora pseudopauciseta strain CBS 411.78 chromosome 2 map unlocalized CBS411.78m_2, whole genome shotgun sequence, the genomic stretch GGAGCCGACCGAGGCCTCGAAGCTTATCGCCCAGCGCATTTCCCAGCTCGAACTCGACGCCGCAGGAGAAAAGGATCAGGAGGCCGAGATTGGTGGGTGTTCACCCTGTTTTCTGTGTGTCTGGTGGGGAGGTTTCGCTGGTCGCCACGTTGTCGGGGAAAAAAGGCATTTTTTGGGGTTCCTCTTTGCACAAACCTCACACTCAGGACTACGGGACCACGAAACACAAGCCAGTTATGACTGGAATATGGGCTGACAGAGATCGTACGCAGAACGGGAAGTCAAGAAGGCCAACAGGGAGTTACACACCCAGACCTCTCGGATGAACGACTTGCAAAAGATTGATCATCTGACGAAGCGATGTTCGGATCTTCTGGCTGAGATGAAACGCCACGAGCGAGAAAgcatcaagaacaagaagcgCGGCGACCAGCTCCAGAAGGATAAGGACAACACTCGTACCGAGTTAAACAAGACCACGTCCCTGAAGGAGAAGCTAGAGAAACTCTGCCGGGAACTTCAAAAAGAGAACAACAAGCTTAAGGTTTGTATACGGCTGTTTCGGTCTGGCAAGACTGAGGGACTTTGTGCTGACTTGTCTGCAGAATGAGAATAAAACACTCAGCGATACCCAAATCCGCAGCCAACAGACATGGGACGAAAGGTATTCTGGGTTGCTCCGCAGGATGGATGaccagcaggaggagaaggacaaTCCGCGCAAACAAGTGGTCGACATGAATACGGAAAAATTGTATGTGCGAACCTTTGCTCGTGGTTTTGAGCTCATCGTTGCTTACAAGCGTAGTTTCCGAGATCGCTTCAAGTCCATGATCGACCAATATGAGCTCCGCGAGTTGCACTTTCATTCCCAGATGCGCACCAAGGAACTCGAGGTCCAGTATAACCTCGCCAGATTTGAGCGCGAGAAGAAGAACTACGAGGCTGAGCTCACCCGGTCACGCCAGCTTAATGCGCAGGTGCAAACATTTTCCCAGACCGAATCAGAACTGAGACACCAGCTTAACGTGTATGTGGAGAAGTTCAAGCAGGTATGTTGTCCCTTCTTGCCGGCCACCCAGGGCGTGTTGGAGTAACATAGTCGCACAGGTCGAGGATACTCTGAACAACAGCAATGAGTTGTTTATGACTTTCCGCAAGGAAATGGAGGACATGtccaagaagaccaagaggCTGGAGCGCGAGAACGAGACTCTGAAGCGGAAGCATGACCAggtcaacagcaacatctTCAAGATGGCCGAGGAACGTACCAAGAACCTTAGCGAGGTTGAGgatttgaagaagaaggtggacAAGCTGAATGGCATTATCCGGCAgatgcagcagcagggcCGTGGCATTCCCCAGGGTCTCACCAACCCTGTTGAGAATGGGTACGCGGAAGGCGACCTCGAGGGTGACGAGAGCGAGTATGAGGATGAGTAcgacgagggcgaggaagatgaggaggtcAGCGATGATGGGGACGAGTACGATGATGAGACCGAGGACGagtcgcagcagcagcagcagcagcagcagcagcctcagccTTATGGCCCCGAAAGACCTCCCCCTGCCCCCGCGGCCACCACTACCACTAACGGTCATCGCTAGGGAGTATGTCGGATAGTGTGGCAGTGAATTATATGCATCTTTCAGCGGAACAAAAGTGCGATTCTCCCCTCTCTACTTGCTGACTGACGTTGGTGAGCAGTAACTTTTGTACAGTGATGAATTGGTCCATATGCTGTGTCAGTATGTTTGTACTGCCACTTGAAATCGGTCCTGGCCGGGTCGAGTCAAATAGTTTGTTTGGGTCTTTTGAGTTTGATGATATCATCATGAGCAAGACTTGAGAGTTATGCACCAACTCGACGCCATATCGTTCTAAACATCTCGCATTACTATCATTGCCCGGGCTTTATGCAGATATAGAGCCGAACTACCCCACCAAAGCATCACTTGCATCAATCCGGTTCCACTTCTTGCTGCGAGACACTGCATTGTGCCGAGACTCTGTCTACACTTGGTTGTTGTGGCCCCCATATGGGAGAGAGAGCCAGAGCCTGCCGCCGACTTTCCTGCTGGCCTGCCTACATGCGCTCTATCGTTTTGCTGTTGAAGCTGCCATTCTTGAAACAGTGtttccctttctttctttctttctttctttctttctttctttctttctttctttctttctttctttctttcttttcaatGTTCTCCTTTTGCGATCCTGGGTCTTCATTCCTCGACGACCGCGCCACTTAGTAATTCGGGCCAGCGTGTACTGTACCTACCGTAACCTGAGATAGACCTTACCCTATTCTGCCGCCTCCCAACCCTGGCTTGGAACGAACCGAACCCTTTGTTTGCGCGCGCCTTGCGACGACACAAACTCCGTTCCTGGATTTTTGACGACGGGGCTGTTTTTATTCTTCCTTATTACCACCTATGATTCCTCCGATTGCTTTCGATCCATCGATGCCGATACAACAAAAGATTGTTTGCGCCACTAGGCTGCGGCGACGGTTTTCTTGAATCATTCGCTGCTGCGCGCCAGGAGGTGTGGTTTatgttggagagagagaggacaGAGTTGCGAGAGGGATATCATCATCGTCCGGGCTGAATAGGAAAGCGAATAAATAACTTTCGAATAAaaccaacacacacacacatacacacacactcaaACCGAAGCTTCTACCCGGCCACTATCCTGGTTCCCCCGATTTTACACAAAGCGAGCCCAAAATGGCCTTCATTCAGGACCCCCGCATGCGCCAACGCTGGAACCAAATCTCGCACACGACCGAGGCCGTCACCGAGACGGCAGCGGCCAACATTTGGACATTTGGACACACGTACATCACCCCTTGCCTTGGCTCCATCGGCCAGGCTTTGGAATCGTGCACCTCTGTCTGTCTTGGCGACCGGGAGGACCGCGCGAGACGCGCACGGGAGCGAGACCATGGcgcgaggaggacgagggcgGAATACACGTTTGACTTTTATGACGATTGGGATGATTACTatggtgatgttgaagaCGGTCCCGACCACCGTGAGAATGgtggggggagtggtggtggcggtggttgggggaggtggggggtgaATAGTGAGGATTGGGATAGGTTGTTGGCTGGGACCGGTGCGGTGAGGGGGgggcagggggaggaggttgatcaGCAGCCGAGGAGGAAACGGGGGATGAGTTATGGGACTAGTCGGATaaggaggaaggggacggggttggtggaggaggaggatccgaATGTGATTCCTAGGACGGCGCCGCTGGGGTTCTTGGGGAGGCTGCCGTTTAAGATTGTGGGGAGTTTGAGGTATAAGCCTTCGGCGGCGAATTTGAGGGAGCACCCTGGTGGTGGGacttttgggagggggggtgcgGGGGATGAGGATAGGCCTTTGCTGGGGGcgcaggaagaggagcatgatgggaagaggcagaggaaacggggaggggaggagtcgAGTACTAGGACGAGGAGCAATACGACGGAGTCGGGGGATACGAGCAGTTCGTATAGGTCAAGAGGGGATTTGTTTCCaagtgatggggagggggatgagga encodes the following:
- a CDS encoding uncharacterized protein (EggNog:ENOG503NZH0), which encodes MAFIQDPRMRQRWNQISHTTEAVTETAAANIWTFGHTYITPCLGSIGQALESCTSVCLGDREDRARRARERDHGARRTRAEYTFDFYDDWDDYYGDVEDGPDHRENGGGSGGGGGWGRWGVNSEDWDRLLAGTGAVRGGQGEEVDQQPRRKRGMSYGTSRIRRKGTGLVEEEDPNVIPRTAPLGFLGRLPFKIVGSLRYKPSAANLREHPGGGTFGRGGAGDEDRPLLGAQEEEHDGKRQRKRGGEESSTRTRSNTTESGDTSSSYRSRGDLFPSDGEGDEDAVPLDENEFTVALNRVGVDDRSSNRTRSSKGKRPADRDSKKGLSRTVSKTTLDSAYTPDSASPLPTYEDGDAVPLSMQQLQQEEERAKKEEDEEIERRRKAASQLAVKRGLSVDDYQDESEDQSPCSINQSLPNSDPDEETQPKLEAKIPVEEPQRHQQQQELELPTEPKKMSEVEPAVRFVPAKLPHFG
- a CDS encoding uncharacterized protein (COG:Z; EggNog:ENOG503P0JU), whose protein sequence is MSNASPLVASPAATAPRPATPAPNGVPSQPPPADTVPVANGHAAHTHENRPAPAPPSAAAMTGKKGKQKKPEPTEASKLIAQRISQLELDAAGEKDQEAEIEREVKKANRELHTQTSRMNDLQKIDHLTKRCSDLLAEMKRHERESIKNKKRGDQLQKDKDNTRTELNKTTSLKEKLEKLCRELQKENNKLKNENKTLSDTQIRSQQTWDERYSGLLRRMDDQQEEKDNPRKQVVDMNTEKLYVRTFARGFELIVAYKRSFRDRFKSMIDQYELRELHFHSQMRTKELEVQYNLARFEREKKNYEAELTRSRQLNAQVQTFSQTESELRHQLNVYVEKFKQVEDTLNNSNELFMTFRKEMEDMSKKTKRLERENETLKRKHDQVNSNIFKMAEERTKNLSEVEDLKKKVDKLNGIIRQMQQQGRGIPQGLTNPVENGYAEGDLEGDESEYEDEYDEGEEDEEVSDDGDEYDDETEDESQQQQQQQQQPQPYGPERPPPAPAATTTTNGHR